From Diaminobutyricibacter sp. McL0608, one genomic window encodes:
- a CDS encoding rhamnosyltransferase WsaF family glycosyltransferase, with protein MIVKGIRVLGAEGPRVFLARLFAKAHGMLVRLSPKMLVRNEDAARVDWTTRPPQLEDQITVREGPVDIAWVMSPPGKESGGHQNLFRFIDFAEKAGHRCTIYLYSSMVDTVSIPDVRSMLEKSAAYPNLAADIRMYEPESGVHDSAQALFATGWETAYPVYLDESRAKRFYFVQDFEPSFYPVGTEYVLAENTYRFGFHGITAGGWLAHKLHAEYGMSTDLFDFAVDKTHYHVTNTNRRDEVFFYARPVTARRAFEFGLLALADFAAMKPDVTINLAGWNVSNWDIPFKYNNLASLDISKLNDIYNRCAAGLVLSLTNMSLLPLELMASGVTPVVNDAPNNRLVSDNPFIEYVPAAPLAIARSMAEILDRPDAVERSISMSKSLANVDWADSGAQFVEAFERVMSA; from the coding sequence ATGATCGTCAAGGGCATCCGAGTGCTCGGAGCCGAAGGCCCTCGGGTCTTCCTGGCCCGGCTGTTCGCCAAGGCGCACGGCATGCTCGTCCGGCTTTCGCCGAAGATGCTCGTCCGCAACGAGGACGCAGCCCGTGTCGATTGGACGACCAGGCCGCCCCAGCTCGAAGACCAGATCACCGTCCGCGAAGGGCCGGTCGACATCGCATGGGTGATGTCGCCCCCAGGCAAGGAGAGCGGCGGGCACCAGAATCTCTTCCGATTCATCGACTTCGCCGAGAAGGCCGGTCACCGGTGCACCATCTACCTCTACTCGTCGATGGTCGACACTGTGAGCATCCCCGATGTGCGCTCCATGCTCGAGAAGTCGGCCGCATATCCGAACCTTGCAGCCGATATTCGCATGTACGAGCCCGAATCCGGTGTTCACGACTCCGCCCAGGCACTGTTCGCGACAGGGTGGGAGACCGCGTACCCGGTCTACCTCGATGAGTCCCGCGCGAAGCGTTTCTATTTCGTGCAGGACTTCGAGCCGAGCTTCTATCCCGTCGGTACGGAGTACGTCCTCGCTGAGAATACCTACAGGTTCGGATTCCATGGGATCACAGCCGGCGGATGGCTCGCCCACAAGCTCCACGCCGAGTACGGCATGAGCACAGACCTCTTCGACTTCGCGGTCGACAAGACCCACTACCACGTGACGAACACCAACCGCCGCGACGAGGTGTTCTTCTACGCCAGGCCCGTCACCGCGCGTCGGGCGTTCGAATTCGGACTCCTGGCGCTCGCCGACTTCGCCGCGATGAAGCCGGACGTCACCATCAACCTGGCAGGCTGGAACGTCTCGAACTGGGACATTCCGTTCAAATACAACAATCTCGCCAGCCTCGACATCTCGAAGTTGAACGACATCTACAACCGATGCGCCGCAGGTCTCGTGCTCTCGCTGACGAACATGTCGCTCCTTCCGCTCGAACTGATGGCCAGCGGCGTCACCCCCGTGGTCAACGATGCCCCGAACAACCGGCTGGTGTCCGACAACCCCTTCATCGAGTACGTCCCGGCAGCACCGCTGGCGATCGCACGCTCGATGGCTGAGATCCTCGACCGGCCGGATGCCGTCGAACGTTCCATCTCGATGTCCAAATCGCTCGCCAACGTCGACTGGGCCGACTCCGGCGC